In the genome of Panthera uncia isolate 11264 chromosome B3 unlocalized genomic scaffold, Puncia_PCG_1.0 HiC_scaffold_1, whole genome shotgun sequence, one region contains:
- the PCLAF gene encoding PCNA-associated factor isoform X2 codes for MVRTKADSVRGTYRKVVASRAPRKVLGSSTSASNSASLSSRKVENKYAGGNPVCVRPTPKWQKGIGEFFGLSPKDSDKENRIPEEAGSSGLGKAKRKKTQ; via the exons ATGGTGCGGACTAAAGCGGACAGTGTCCGAGGCACCTACAGAAAAG TGGTGGCTTCTCGAGCCCCCAGGAAGGTGCTTGGTTCCTCCACTTCTGCCAGTAATTCCGCATCGCTTTCGTCGAGGAAAG ttgaaaATAAGTATGCCGGAGGGAATCCAGTTTGTGTGCGCCCAACTCCCAAGTGGCAAAAAGGAATCGGAGAATTCTTTGGGCTGTCCCCTAAAGATTCTGACAAAGAGAATCGAATTCCTGAAGAGGCAGGAAGCAGTGGCTTAGGAAAAGCGAAAAGAAA GAAAACACAATGA
- the PCLAF gene encoding PCNA-associated factor isoform X1: MVRTKADSVRGTYRKVVASRAPRKVLGSSTSASNSASLSSRKVENKYAGGNPVCVRPTPKWQKGIGEFFGLSPKDSDKENRIPEEAGSSGLGKAKRKKCESPIGLTYRESEGFHQITNANIKSAGSFTYKTEERQTLKINDVTRGTWLAPTSTQVMISRFVSLSPMSGSVLTAQRL; this comes from the exons ATGGTGCGGACTAAAGCGGACAGTGTCCGAGGCACCTACAGAAAAG TGGTGGCTTCTCGAGCCCCCAGGAAGGTGCTTGGTTCCTCCACTTCTGCCAGTAATTCCGCATCGCTTTCGTCGAGGAAAG ttgaaaATAAGTATGCCGGAGGGAATCCAGTTTGTGTGCGCCCAACTCCCAAGTGGCAAAAAGGAATCGGAGAATTCTTTGGGCTGTCCCCTAAAGATTCTGACAAAGAGAATCGAATTCCTGAAGAGGCAGGAAGCAGTGGCTTAGGAAAAGCGAAAAGAAA AAAATGTGAGTCCCCAATTGGACTGACTtacagagaatctgaaggatTTCACCAGATAACAAATGCTAATATTAAATCTGCTGGGAGTTTCACGTACAAGACTGAAGAGAGACAAACATTGAAAATTAATGATgtgaccaggggcacctggctggctccaacttcaactcaggtcatgatctcacggttcgtgagtttgagccccatgtctggctctgtgctgacagctcagaggctgtag